The following coding sequences lie in one Musa acuminata AAA Group cultivar baxijiao chromosome BXJ1-8, Cavendish_Baxijiao_AAA, whole genome shotgun sequence genomic window:
- the LOC135587836 gene encoding dof zinc finger protein DOF1.4-like isoform X1: MLCNGEKLGISSGKERPQMMGERPMTTAKSCNSITTTTTITNNNNGSSTITNTDNNDMVHVNSTTPGAARVMDKPSAQDHPQAALRCPRCDSSNTKFCYYNNYSLSQPRHFCKACKRYWTRGGTLRNVPVGGGCRKNKRAKKPAAAPMVPPGNPHPRPLFPPDPIACLSAQRSSSSQLDAAAIYALQAAASSSDMSLTLPIIANSIHFPSCASAFDLQPHLGALGLGLSSDPLLENEYHLGELQPLAPMSSAAISLLNDYPIFGSSLSSASLLVSGIKRPKQVEDHQVLLPLDELQTSGGMSESINGMMKEVKLEGQTNHMVNDNINSCIDWQIPPENSLDDYGPAAAVYWNAAISGGAGWPDGTNCGWVVGHTSDLVRMDN; the protein is encoded by the exons ATGCTCTGCAATGGAGAGAAGTTGGGCATCAGCTCAGGCAAGGAACGGCCACAG ATGATGGGTGAAAGACCTATGACCACTGCTAAGAGCTGCAATAGTATCACCACTACAACCACCATCACCAACAACAACAATGGTAGCAGTACCATCACTAACACCGACAACAACGATATGGTCCATGTCAATTCTACGACTCCCGGTGCTGCTAGGGTTATGGACAAGCCGTCAGCGCAAGATCATCCACAGGCGGCCCTGAGATGCCCCCGATGTGACTCCTCCAACACCAAGTTCTGTTACTACAACAATTATAGCCTGTCTCAGCCGAGGCACTTCTGCAAGGCGTGCAAGCGATACTGGACCCGCGGCGGCACGCTCCGGAACGTCCCCGTCGGCGGCGGGTGCCGCAAAAACAAGCGCGCCAAGAAGCCGGCAGCCGCTCCCATGGTGCCGCCGGGTAATCCGCACCCCCGCCCCCTTTTTCCGCCGGATCCGATCGCTTGTTTGTCGGCGCAGAGATCTTCCTCTTCCCAACTCGACGCCGCCGCGATTTACGCCCTGCAAGCGGCGGCTTCATCTTCGGACATGAGCCTCACGTTGCCAATTATCGCGAACAGCATCCACTTCCCGTCTTGCGCTTCTGCCTTCGATCTGCAGCCTCATCTCGGCGCACTTGGTCTCGGGCTGTCGTCCGACCCGCTGCTCGAAAACGAGTACCATCTCGGGGAGCTTCAGCCATTAGCGCCGATGAGCTCAGCCGCGATTTCACTCTTGAACGACTATCCAATCTTTGGTTCATCTCTGTCATCTGCATCGCTTCTAGTATCGGGCATTAAACGGCCCAAGCAAGTGGAGGACCATCAAGTCTTGTTGCCGCTTGATGAACTGCAAACCTCTGGCGGGATGAGCGAGAGCATTAATGGGATGATGAAGGAAGTGAAATTAGAAGGGCAGACCAATCACATGGTGAACGACAACATCAACAGCTGCATAGATTGGCAGATTCCACCGGAGAATTCTTTGGATGATTACGGTCCAGCTGCAGCAGTGTACTGGAATGCTGCCATCAGCGGCGGCGCCGGTTGGCCAGACGGCACAAACTGCGGGTGGGTCGTCGGTCACACCTCTGATCTAGTCCGAATGGATAATTAG
- the LOC135587836 gene encoding dof zinc finger protein DOF1.4-like isoform X2, with translation MMGERPMTTAKSCNSITTTTTITNNNNGSSTITNTDNNDMVHVNSTTPGAARVMDKPSAQDHPQAALRCPRCDSSNTKFCYYNNYSLSQPRHFCKACKRYWTRGGTLRNVPVGGGCRKNKRAKKPAAAPMVPPGNPHPRPLFPPDPIACLSAQRSSSSQLDAAAIYALQAAASSSDMSLTLPIIANSIHFPSCASAFDLQPHLGALGLGLSSDPLLENEYHLGELQPLAPMSSAAISLLNDYPIFGSSLSSASLLVSGIKRPKQVEDHQVLLPLDELQTSGGMSESINGMMKEVKLEGQTNHMVNDNINSCIDWQIPPENSLDDYGPAAAVYWNAAISGGAGWPDGTNCGWVVGHTSDLVRMDN, from the coding sequence ATGATGGGTGAAAGACCTATGACCACTGCTAAGAGCTGCAATAGTATCACCACTACAACCACCATCACCAACAACAACAATGGTAGCAGTACCATCACTAACACCGACAACAACGATATGGTCCATGTCAATTCTACGACTCCCGGTGCTGCTAGGGTTATGGACAAGCCGTCAGCGCAAGATCATCCACAGGCGGCCCTGAGATGCCCCCGATGTGACTCCTCCAACACCAAGTTCTGTTACTACAACAATTATAGCCTGTCTCAGCCGAGGCACTTCTGCAAGGCGTGCAAGCGATACTGGACCCGCGGCGGCACGCTCCGGAACGTCCCCGTCGGCGGCGGGTGCCGCAAAAACAAGCGCGCCAAGAAGCCGGCAGCCGCTCCCATGGTGCCGCCGGGTAATCCGCACCCCCGCCCCCTTTTTCCGCCGGATCCGATCGCTTGTTTGTCGGCGCAGAGATCTTCCTCTTCCCAACTCGACGCCGCCGCGATTTACGCCCTGCAAGCGGCGGCTTCATCTTCGGACATGAGCCTCACGTTGCCAATTATCGCGAACAGCATCCACTTCCCGTCTTGCGCTTCTGCCTTCGATCTGCAGCCTCATCTCGGCGCACTTGGTCTCGGGCTGTCGTCCGACCCGCTGCTCGAAAACGAGTACCATCTCGGGGAGCTTCAGCCATTAGCGCCGATGAGCTCAGCCGCGATTTCACTCTTGAACGACTATCCAATCTTTGGTTCATCTCTGTCATCTGCATCGCTTCTAGTATCGGGCATTAAACGGCCCAAGCAAGTGGAGGACCATCAAGTCTTGTTGCCGCTTGATGAACTGCAAACCTCTGGCGGGATGAGCGAGAGCATTAATGGGATGATGAAGGAAGTGAAATTAGAAGGGCAGACCAATCACATGGTGAACGACAACATCAACAGCTGCATAGATTGGCAGATTCCACCGGAGAATTCTTTGGATGATTACGGTCCAGCTGCAGCAGTGTACTGGAATGCTGCCATCAGCGGCGGCGCCGGTTGGCCAGACGGCACAAACTGCGGGTGGGTCGTCGGTCACACCTCTGATCTAGTCCGAATGGATAATTAG